A genomic stretch from Fusarium musae strain F31 chromosome 9, whole genome shotgun sequence includes:
- a CDS encoding hypothetical protein (EggNog:ENOG41) yields MAQAERRDPTRISILGEPNIIVDHGLWLNFVVDDLLENTPTSTYVLITDTNLFDTYVPAFQARFEAASQATATRLLTYTIPPGEASKSRETKAEIEDWMLSQQCTRDTVIIALGGGVMGDMIGYVAATFMRGVRFVQVPTTLLAMVDSSIGGKTAIDTPMGKNLVGAFWQPKRIYIDLTFLETLPAREFINGMAEVVKTAAIWNETEFTILEESAAHILECVRSKGESRLDPIRDVLKRIVIGSAGVKAEVVSSDEREGGLRNLLNFGHSIGHAFEAILTPQLLHGEAVAIGMVKEAELARHLGVLRPGAVARLVKCISSYDLPTSLRDKRVIKLTAGKKCPVDILLEKMGVDKKNDGKKKKIVLLSAIGKCHEPRASVVEDKVIRTILSSSIRVTPGVPKDLDVTVAPPGSKSISNRALILAALGSGTCRIKNLLHSDDTEYMLSAIHQLGGASYSWQEAGEVLVVEGKGGNLRASKEPLYLGNAGTASRFLTTVVALAAPSQASRVNVLTGNARMQVRPIGALVDALRSNGVEIEYLGKENSLPLRIDAAGGFQGGDIELAATISSQYVSSILMAAPYAKNPVTLRLVGGKPISQPYIDMTITMMASFGINVDVSSHEPNTYHIPQGTYKNPQEYTIESDASSATYPLAVAAITGTKCTIPNIGSKSLQGDARFAVDVLKPMGCYVEQSDHSTTVTGPAPGQLKGLAHVDMEPMTDAFLTASVLAAVASGTTRITGIANQRVKECNRIAAMKDQLAKFGVQCNELEDGIEVLGKSRDGGVVTPEVGIHCYDDHRVAMSFSVLAIASPGPVVVTERECVGKTWPGWWDILSQAFKVDMVGEEPDVDDHGHESQEAVLERSVFIIGMRGAGKTTAGNWMAKLLGWKFIDLDQELERRAGRTIPEMIRGDRGWEGFRADELALLQDVMENNKTGHIFSCGGGLVETPEAREMLKSYGKSGGNVLLVHRDTDQVVEYLNRDKTRPAYTSEIRQVYLRRKDFYNECSTHLYYSPHSESSGSKAEIPSDFQQFVHSIAGRNSHFKDVLNKDHSFFVSLTVPDVDGAVDLVPEVVVGSDAVELRVDLLQDRSIDSVTRQISTLRASAKKPIVFTLRTESQGGKFPDSAYEEGLQLYRLALQMGLEYVDVEMTLPDHVIQSITESRGYSRIIASHHDPKGTMSWKNASWIQYYNRALQYGDIIKLVGIARTPEDNFDLAKFKSRMQEAQKTPMIVINMGKAGKLSRVLNRFLTPVSHPSLPFKAAPGQMSASEIRRALALLGDLDPYKFYLFGKPISASRSPALHNTLFGQMGLPHQYHRLETDKIEDVREVLRSADFGGASVTIPLKLDIMSQVDELSAAAQAIGAVNTVVPLGKAGANGRRRLLGDNTDWRGMVHALHDAGVEEQADSDTRGAAMVVGSGGTTRAAVFALHSLGFSPIYIAARNQAKADALAADFPSDYSLQGLSQASDIDKVSPNVKVVVSTIPADRPIDPILRELVAVVLSRPAVNEERRVLLEMAYKPSHTPIMQLAEDAGNWTTIPGLEVLASQGWYQFELWTGIAPLYKDARAAVLGL; encoded by the exons ATGGCTCAAGCCGAGAGACGAGATCCGACTCGGATCTCAATTCTAGGCGAGCCCAATATCATCGTCGATCACGGTCTTTGGCTCAactttgttgttgatgacctCCTCGAGAACACCCCTACGTCGACCTACGTCCTCATCACAGATACCAATCTTTTCGACACGTATGTCCCTGCCTTTCAAGCTCGTTTCGAGGCCGCTTCCCAGGCAACAGCCACTCGGCTACTCACGTACACCATCCCACCAGGAGAGGCTTCCAAAAGCCGTGAGACAAAGGCCGAAATAGAGGATTGGATGCTCTCCCAACAATGCACCCGCGACACGGTCATTATAGCTCTTGGTGGCGGCGTTATGGGGGATATGATCGGCTATGTTGCAGCTACCTTCATGCGTGGTGTCCGGTTCGTCCAAGTGCCCACGACATTGCTCGCCATGGTTGACTCATCGATTGGTGGAAAGACTGCCATTGATACTCCAATGGGCAAAAACCTTGTCGGCGCTTTCTGGCAGCCGAAACGTATCTATATTGACTTGACGTTCCTCGAGACGTTGCCCGCCCGCGAATTCATCAATGGGATGGCTGAGGTTGTCAAAACCGCCGCTATTTGGAATGAGACTGAGTTTACTATTCTGGAAGAATCAGCAGCTCACATCCTTGAGTGCGTTCGATCCAAGGGCGAAAGCCGCCTAGACCCCATCCGAGATGTGCTGAAGCGCATCGTTATCGGCTCAGCGGGCGTTAAAGCAGAGGTTGTGTCTAGTGATGAACGAGAGGGTGGTCTACGTAACCTTCTCAACTTCGGTCACTCCATTGGACACGCGTTCGAGGCTATCCTGACGCCGCAACTTCTCCACGGCGAGGCCGTTGCTATCGGCATGGTCAAGGAAGCAGAGCTCGCACGTCACCTTGGTGTTTTGCGTCCCGGTGCAGTCGCCAGGCTAGTCAAGTGCATCTCCAGTTACGATCTTCCAACCTCGCTCCGTGACAAGCGCGTCATCAAGCTGACAGCGGGTAAGAAGTGCCCGGTGGATATTCTTCTTGAAAAGATGGGTGTGGATAAAAAGAacgatggaaagaagaagaagattgttCTCCTCTCGGCCATTGGCAAGTGTCACGAGCCACGCGCCAGCGTCGTGGAAGATAAGGTAATCCGGACCATCTTGTCATCATCCATTCGGGTCACCCCTGGTGTTCCTAAGGATCTGGACGTCACAGTGGCTCCGCCAGGCTCAAAGAGCATCTCCAACCGAGCCCTCATCCTAGCCGCCCTCGGTTCAGGAACTTGCCGTATCAAGAATCTTCTCCATTCTGATGATACCGAGTACATGCTTTCGGCAATCCATCAGCTCGGGGGTGCTTCTTACTCCTggcaagaagctggagaggtCCTGGTGGTTGAAGGCAAGGGTGGCAACCTGCGAGCAAGCAAAGAGCCTCTGTATTTGGGGAATGCCGGCACAGCGTCCCGCTTCTTGACTACCGTTGTCGCCCTTGCCGCCCCTAGCCAGGCATCTCGTGTCAACGTTCTGACGGGCAATGCAAGGATGCAGGTTCGCCCGATCGGCGCACTTGTTGATGCCTTGCGCTCCAACGGTGTCGAAATCGAGTATCTTGGTAAGGAGAACAGTCTGCCCTTGCGAATTGATGCCGCTGGTGGGTTCCAGGGGGGGGACATCGAGCTTGCCGCCACCATTTCGTCACAATACGTTTCATCAATTCTCATGGCCGCTCCTTACGCCAAGAACCCTGTCACACTGCGTCTGGTTGGAGGTAAGCCTATCTCCCAGCCTTACATCGATATGACTATCACCATGATGGCCTCCTTCGGTATCAACGTGGATGTATCTTCGCATGAGCCCAACACCTATCATATCCCTCAGGGTACTTATAAGAACCCTCAGGAGTACACCATTGAGAGTGACGCGAGTTCTGCAACTTACCCCCTTGCAGTTGCCGCCATCACTGGTACCAAGTGTACAATTCCCAATATTGGCTCAAAGTCCCTGCAGGGAGATGCCCGCTTCGCTGTTGATGTCCTGAAGCCTATGGGATGTTATGTTGAGCAGTCTGACCACTCCACAACTGTCACTGGTCCTGCCCCTGGCCAACTCAAGGGTCTTGCTCACGTCGATATGGAGCCCATGACCGACGCATTCCTCACGGCGTCAGTCCTGGCCGCTGTCGCGTCGGGGACAACTCGAATCACGGGCATTGCTAATCAACGCGTTAAAGAGTGCAACCGTATTGCCGCTATGAAGGATCAGCTTGCAAAGTTTGGCGTGCAATGTaatgagcttgaggatggcATTGAGGTTCTCGGTAAGAGCCGAGATGGCGGTGTAGTGACGCCAGAGGTTGGTATTCATTGCTATGATGACCATCGTGTTGCGATGAGCTTTAGTGTTCTTGCAATTGCCTCGCCTGGCCCTGTGGTCGTCACGGAGAGGGAGTGTGTTGGCAAAACCTGGCCAGGGTGGTGGGACATTCTCTCCCAAGCTTTCAAGGTCGACATGGTCGGTGAAGAGCCAGATGTCGATGACCATGGCCATGAGAGCCAAGAGGCAGTTTTGGAACGCtcagtcttcatcatcggaatGCGAGGCGCCGGTAAGACTACCGCTGGTAACTGGATGGCTAAGCTTCTGGGTTGGAAATTCATCGATTTGGATCAGGAGCTAGAGAGGCGTGCCGGGCGGACGATTCCCGAGATGATCAGAGGTGACCGTGGGTGGGAGGGTTTCCGTGCGGATGAGCTGGCGCTTCTGCAGGATGTCATGGAGAACAATAAAACTGGCCATATCTTCtcttgtggtggtggtttggTCGAGACTCCGGAGGCGAGAGAGATGCTCAAGAGCTATGGCAAAAGCGGTGGTAATGTCTTGTTAGTCCATCGCGATACCGACCAAGTGGTTGAATATCTCAACCGTGACAAAACCCGACCGGCCTATACCAGTGAGATTCGACAGGTCTATTTGCGACGCAAGGACTTCTACAACGAGTGCAGCACACATCTGTACTACAGTCCGCACTCCGAATCGTCTGGCTCCAAGGCGGAGATTCCCTCCGACTTCCAGCAATTCGTACATTCTATCGCAGGCAGAAATTCTCATTTCAAGGACGTTTTGAACAAAGACCACAGTTTCTTTGTGTCTCTTACAGTGCCTGACGTCGACGGGGCTGTTGACCTTGTGCCAGAGGTTGTGGTTGGCTCTGATGCCGTCGAGCTTAGGGTTGATTTGCTCCAGGATCGTTCCATCGACTCTGTTACTCGTCAGATTTCGACTCTTCGCGCCTCAGCGAAGAAGCCTATCGTTTTCACGTTGAGGACCGAATCTCAGGGGGGTAAATTCCCAGACAGTGCCTATGAAGAAGGTCTCCAGCTCTACCGCCTAGCTTTGCAGATGGGCCTGGAGTACGTCGATGTTGAAATGACGCTGCCCGACCATGTCATCCAATCTATCACAGAATCTCGCGGATATTCGCGCATAATCGCCTCTCACCATGACCCCAAGGGTACTATGTCTTGGAAGAATGCGTCTTGGATTCAGTATTACAACCGGGCTCTCCAGTACGGCGATATAATCAAGTTGGTCGGTATTGCTCGCACTCCTGAGGACAACTTCGACCTTGCCAAATTTAAATCTCGAATGCAGGAAGCGCAGAAGACACCCATGATTGTCATCAACATGGGCAAAGCTGGAAAGTTGAGTCGTGTGCTAAACCGATTCTTGACGCCCGTGTCTCATCCCAGCCTGCCCTTCAAAGCCGCACCAGGCCAGATGTCCGCGTCTGAGATACGTCGTGCTCTTGCATTACTCGGCGATCTGGACCCGTATAAATTCTATCTGTTTGGCAAGCCCATCTCGGCATCTCGCTCGCCTGCTCTTCACAACACCCTGTTCGGGCAGATGGGTCTGCCTCATCAGTACCATCGTCTTGAGACGGACAAAATCGAGGATGTGCGTGAAGTGCTGAGGTCTGCTGATTTTGGAGGCGCCTCGGTCACCATACCTCTCAAGTTGGACATCATGAGTCAGGTTGACGAGCTTTCTGCTGCAGCTCAGGCCATCGGAGCTGTCAACACCGTTGTTCCCTTGGGCAAAGCTGGCGCCAATGGCCGTCGACGACTTTTGGGAGACAACACAGACTGGAGAGGCATGGTACACGCTCTTCATGACGCCGGTGTCGAGGAACAGGCAGACTCTGATACAAGGGGGGCCGCCATGGTCGTGGGCTCCGGCGGGACTACCCGAGCTGCCGTCTTTGCTCTGCACTCTCTGGGTTTCAGCCCAATTTACATTGCCGCTCGCAACCAGGCCAAGGCAGACGCACTTGCAGCTGACTTCCCCAGCGATTACAGTCTACAAGGCCTGAGCCAGGCTTCAGACATAGACAAGGTCTCGCCGAACGTCAAGGTCGTCGTCAGTACTATTCCCGCTGATCGGCCTATCGACCCAATTCTGCGGGAGCTCGTAGCTGTCGTGCTCAGTCGGCCAGCTGTTAACGAAGAGCGCCGAGTCCTCCTCGAAATGGCATACAAACCCAGCCATACCCCGATAATGCAGTTGGCAGAGGATGCCGGTAACTGGACCACAATTCCAGGGCTAGAGGTTCTTGCCTCTCAGGGGTGGTATCAG TTTGAGCTCTGGACGGGAATTGCACCACTTTACAAGGACGCCCGCGCAGCCGTTCTCGGCTTATAA
- a CDS encoding hypothetical protein (EggNog:ENOG41), translating into MLSIPRLHQQQLQLQQQLQHNSSHSQHHQQYPYSPNCQTEYNSALYSDLPRSTYEDDTTALSQQLPTDLMQPETWGALAQQTHRLPRGGTHQRESSLSSLGSSTAGPASPFNHNTSNPHIAITDTNDQGNPSYYHLAKSMAPYAGYQTCGGLEQNAMPEMAYPITLSGPSSKPRMDRTLMQAPDFSGGSSRSHPASVASSIAGDSPATPTVGEADNSERRRKGNVLSDGLIFMDTSSHSYYPGFANAPKLDRTMTDVYADELYSPNFAITSTPPSQTQVSLSPTNDVFSQRLTAANNQHLSAAQSPVSSNSRDRSPFRTGSPLAPSPAHEFGNHGLPQNLTFNSAQRMREQNKAHQDAQVMRQQMNMKQEPETPKTISPKDAILEFNESEGDNNFPLFPQSSSGFDLDHFPKSMVSSQESIHDTHNQNHFNFLSSHAANGISVPQQYPFIAHPRMNHETPPCLSSAGSSSNESRNVTPATRPGSTAADGGTYTCTYHGCTLRFETPALLQKHKREGHRQTQNLGPSQPRNMGMTSALLNTQAGPHRCDRINPSTGKPCNTVFSRPYDLTRHEDTIHNARKQKVRCDLCTEEKTFSRADALTRHYRVCHPDVELPGKHRRRAGA; encoded by the coding sequence atgtTATCGATCCCTCGActacatcaacagcaacttcagctccaacaacaactgcAACACAACTCTTCCCACtcccagcaccaccagcagtATCCCTATTCTCCGAACTGCCAGACCGAATACAACTCTGCCCTCTACTCTGATCTTCCTCGATCGACTTACGAAGACGACACCACTGCTTTGAGTCAACAACTTCCCACCGACCTCATGCAGCCAGAAACTTGGGGAGCACTTGCCCAACAGACTCACAGGTTACCTCGTGGTGGGACTCACCAGCGCGAGTCTTCTTTGTCGTCCTTAGGGTCTTCAACAGCTGGGCCTGCCTCGCCCTTCAACCACAACACATCGAACCCACATATTGCAATCACCGACACAAACGACCAGGGCAATCCCTCATATTATCATCTGGCCAAGTCCATGGCTCCCTATGCTGGATATCAGACTTGCGGAGGCTTGGAGCAGAATGCTATGCCTGAAATGGCATATCCAATCACTCTGTCAGGACCAAGTAGCAAGCCAAGGATGGACCGGACCTTGATGCAAGCTCCCGACTTCTCTGGTGGCTCATCACGGTCACACCCTGCCTCAGTGGCGAGTTCCATCGCGGGTGACTCACCTGCGACTCCTACAGTTGGCGAAGCAGATAACTCAGAGAGGAGGCGAAAAGGTAATGTTCTCTCCGATGGCCTCATATTCATGGACACAAGCTCACACTCTTATTACCCAGGTTTTGCCAACGCCCCAAAACTTGACAGAACTATGACAGACGTTTATGCAGACGAACTCTACAGCCCTAACTTTGCCATCACATCAACTCCTCCCTCGCAAACTCAGGTATCTTTGTCACCTACAAACGATGTCTTCAGTCAGCGACTCACCGCCGCCAACAACCAGCATCTAAGTGCTGCTCAATCGCCAGTCTCCAGCAACTCGCGAGATAGGTCACCCTTCAGAACTGGCTCACCTCTCGCACCTTCTCCCGCCCATGAGTTTGGCAACCATGGACTGCCACAGAACTTGACATTCAACAGCGCACAGCGCATGCGCGAGCAGAACAAGGCACACCAAGATGCTCAGGTCATGCGTCAACAGATGAACATGAAGCAGGAGCCCGAGACTCCCAAGACCATTTCTCCAAAGGATGCTATTCTCGAGTTCAATGAGTCTGAGGGGGACAACAATTTCCCTTTATTTCCTCAGAGCTCGTCAGGCTTTGATCTGGACCACTTTCCAAAGTCAATGGTTAGCTCTCAAGAATCTATACACGACACGCATAACCAAAACCACTTCAACTTCCTGTCATCGCACGCAGCCAATGGAATCTCGGTGCCTCAACAATACCCGTTTATCGCGCACCCGCGGATGAACCACGAGACACCACCTTGCTTGAGCTCCGCTGGGTCGAGCTCGAACGAATCGCGCAATGTCACTCCTGCAACCCGCCCCGGCAGCACTGCTGCTGATGGCGGCACTTACACTTGCACATACCACGGCTGCACATTACGATTTGAAACCCCAGCGCTACTTCAGAAGCACAAGCGGGAAGGCCACCGACAGACGCAGAACCTTGGGCCTTCGCAGCCTCGCAACATGGGTATGACATCTGCACTGCTGAACACCCAGGCAGGCCCCCATCGTTGCGACAGGATCAACCCAAGCACTGGCAAGCCCTGCAACACTGTCTTCTCTAGACCCTATGATCTCACTCGCCATGAGGACACCATCCACAACGCCCGCAAGCAAAAGGTGCGATGTGATCTTTGCACTGAGGAGAAGACATTCAGTCGTGCGGATGCTCTAACCAGGCACTATCGCGTATGCCATCCGGACGTGGAACTTCCGGGCAAGCATCGTCGACGAGCCGGTGCTTGA